From Longimicrobium sp.:
GAAGAAGCCCAACTCGGCCCTCCGGAAGGTCGCGCGCGTCCGGCTGACGAACGGCTTCGAAGTGACGGCGTACATCCCGGGCGAGGGGCACAACCTGCAGGAGCACAGCATCGTGCTCATCCGCGGCGGCCGGGTGAAGGACCTGCCGGGCGTCCGCTACCACATCATCCGCGGCACGCTCGACGCTTCCGGCGTCAACGACCGCCGCCAGGGCCGTTCCAAGTACGGCGCCAAGAAGCCCAAGGCGGGCGCCGCCGCGGGGAAGGGCGCACCGGTCAAGGGTAAGGGAGGGAAG
This genomic window contains:
- the rpsL gene encoding 30S ribosomal protein S12, with protein sequence MPTINQLVRKGRQTLVNKSKSPAMRNNPQKRGVCTRVYTTTPKKPNSALRKVARVRLTNGFEVTAYIPGEGHNLQEHSIVLIRGGRVKDLPGVRYHIIRGTLDASGVNDRRQGRSKYGAKKPKAGAAAGKGAPVKGKGGKR